From a region of the Paenibacillus sp. R14(2021) genome:
- the aroE gene encoding shikimate dehydrogenase, with protein MGNAVDSHTVLYSVIGDPIRHSKSPIMMNRAFRECGINGVYTAFHITTERLGDFIAGVRAMGIRGVNVTIPHKLDIMPLLDEVHESAHAIGAVNTIVNNDGHLVGYNTDGIGYVRSLKEEVQPDLTGARVLIVGAGGATRGILYALAGEGVASVTISNRTVARAQELADAFRGLVPSIRAIGQDELRDACAESDIVINTTSLGMYPNVEATPLESVWLRPGTVASDLIYNPLTTRFLAEAKEQGCRIHGGLGMFIYQGAYAFEYWTGQPAPAAAMRETVLAALQSNS; from the coding sequence ATGGGCAACGCGGTGGACAGTCATACCGTGCTATACAGCGTAATCGGCGATCCGATCCGGCATTCTAAATCGCCGATCATGATGAACCGCGCTTTTCGGGAATGCGGCATTAATGGGGTCTACACCGCCTTTCATATTACGACGGAACGTCTCGGCGATTTCATAGCTGGCGTCAGAGCCATGGGCATTCGAGGCGTTAACGTGACGATTCCGCATAAGCTGGATATCATGCCGCTGCTGGATGAAGTTCACGAGAGCGCCCACGCGATCGGAGCCGTAAACACCATTGTCAACAATGACGGTCATCTGGTCGGCTATAACACAGATGGGATTGGTTATGTCCGGTCCCTCAAAGAAGAAGTGCAGCCTGATTTGACGGGAGCGCGCGTGCTCATTGTCGGTGCGGGCGGAGCGACGAGAGGGATACTGTACGCGCTGGCCGGGGAAGGCGTCGCTTCCGTGACCATCTCGAATCGGACGGTTGCCCGCGCGCAGGAGCTTGCCGACGCATTCCGCGGTCTCGTGCCTTCCATTCGGGCGATTGGCCAAGACGAACTTCGAGATGCTTGCGCCGAGAGCGATATTGTCATTAATACGACCTCGCTCGGCATGTACCCGAATGTGGAGGCGACGCCGCTTGAAAGCGTCTGGCTGAGACCGGGAACCGTTGCCAGCGATTTGATCTACAACCCGCTGACGACGCGTTTCTTGGCAGAAGCGAAGGAACAGGGCTGCCGTATTCACGGCGGACTTGGTATGTTTATTTATCAAGGCGCTTACGCGTTCGAATATTGGACGGGACAGCCGGCACCGGCGGCAGCGATGCGGGAAACAGTGCTCGCGGCGCTCCAGTCCAATAGTTAA
- the yhbY gene encoding ribosome assembly RNA-binding protein YhbY, with the protein MLTGKQKRHLRSLAHHLQPIFQVGKGGTNDHLVRHIVEAIEIRELIKVSVLNNSSDDPREVGQWLAEESGSELVQVIGKTIVLYKESKDHKTIELP; encoded by the coding sequence ATGTTAACAGGCAAACAAAAACGTCATTTGCGCTCTCTTGCGCATCATCTTCAGCCTATCTTCCAAGTTGGCAAAGGCGGCACGAACGATCATCTCGTTCGCCATATCGTAGAAGCCATCGAAATTCGCGAGCTGATCAAAGTTTCCGTGCTCAATAACAGCTCGGACGATCCGCGGGAAGTCGGTCAATGGCTTGCAGAAGAATCCGGCTCAGAGCTCGTTCAAGTCATCGGCAAAACAATTGTACTCTACAAAGAATCCAAGGATCATAAAACGATCGAGCTTCCCTAA
- the nadD gene encoding nicotinate-nucleotide adenylyltransferase: MTKVGFMGGTFDPVHYGHLLAAETAREACGLDEIWFFPSGQPPLKDNGPQAEGAARLEMVYRAIDFQPHFRAMDVELEREGISFTIDTIKSLHALYPGRTFSIIIGTDRVNDLPQWHEIEELADLVSFIGVTRAGEVFQLEGLPAFITEKLTIVEMPLIEISSTDIRARIASGRSIRFMVPEKVHSFIRRNRLYESE, translated from the coding sequence GTGACAAAAGTAGGATTTATGGGGGGCACGTTCGACCCCGTTCATTACGGACATCTGCTAGCTGCCGAGACGGCAAGGGAAGCATGCGGCCTGGACGAGATTTGGTTCTTCCCATCCGGACAGCCGCCGCTGAAGGATAATGGTCCTCAAGCGGAAGGCGCTGCACGGCTCGAAATGGTATACCGGGCGATCGATTTTCAACCTCATTTCCGCGCAATGGACGTTGAACTGGAGCGGGAAGGTATCAGCTTCACGATCGATACGATCAAGTCGCTGCATGCGTTGTACCCTGGCCGAACCTTCAGCATCATTATCGGAACCGACCGCGTCAACGATCTGCCGCAATGGCACGAGATCGAAGAACTGGCCGATCTGGTCTCATTCATCGGCGTGACACGTGCAGGCGAAGTCTTCCAGTTGGAAGGACTGCCGGCATTCATCACAGAAAAGTTGACGATTGTGGAGATGCCGCTGATTGAGATATCCTCAACGGATATCCGGGCGCGAATTGCTTCGGGCCGTTCCATTCGATTTATGGTACCGGAGAAGGTGCATTCGTTCATCCGAAGGAATAGACTCTATGAATCGGAATGA
- the yqeK gene encoding bis(5'-nucleosyl)-tetraphosphatase (symmetrical) YqeK: MNRNEMMAAVQAEMPARRWKHTLGVMETSIVLAERFGGDPVRAEQAAILHDVAKYWATSRMETIIREQALPVELLRFDKELWHAPVGAFIAERDYGISDIEILDAIRFHTSGREGMTLMDKIVCLADYMEPGRDFPGVDRIRELAMQHLDQALLAGFDSTISFLLQQGKRIFPLTIAARNDLLLHLKEAGQ; the protein is encoded by the coding sequence ATGAATCGGAATGAGATGATGGCGGCTGTCCAGGCCGAGATGCCCGCGCGGCGCTGGAAGCATACGCTCGGCGTAATGGAAACTTCGATCGTGCTCGCAGAGCGCTTCGGCGGCGATCCTGTGAGAGCGGAGCAAGCGGCTATTCTTCATGATGTCGCGAAGTACTGGGCGACGTCGCGCATGGAAACGATTATTCGTGAACAAGCACTGCCGGTTGAGCTTCTTCGCTTCGATAAAGAATTATGGCATGCGCCGGTCGGGGCATTCATCGCAGAACGCGACTACGGCATATCCGATATTGAAATCTTGGATGCGATCCGCTTCCATACATCAGGCCGCGAGGGTATGACCTTGATGGACAAAATCGTGTGCTTAGCCGACTATATGGAGCCGGGACGCGATTTTCCCGGTGTCGATCGCATCCGAGAATTGGCAATGCAGCATTTGGATCAGGCACTGCTGGCCGGATTTGATTCCACGATTTCCTTCCTGCTACAGCAGGGCAAGCGGATCTTTCCGCTTACGATTGCAGCTCGGAACGATTTACTACTTCACCTCAAGGAGGCTGGGCAATGA
- the rsfS gene encoding ribosome silencing factor, whose product MTLNPEGLLQVVVAAAEEKKAHNIVALDLKNISLVADYFVICHGNSDVQVQAITTEIRKQAESRGVRVRGIEGTDSGRWVLVDIGDVVVHIFHRDEREYYNIERLWSDAKVVEFA is encoded by the coding sequence ATGACATTGAACCCAGAAGGACTGCTGCAAGTTGTAGTTGCAGCTGCAGAAGAGAAGAAAGCACACAACATCGTAGCGTTGGATTTGAAAAACATTTCGCTCGTCGCGGACTATTTCGTAATCTGCCACGGGAATTCCGACGTTCAGGTTCAGGCGATCACGACGGAGATTCGCAAGCAAGCAGAATCCCGCGGCGTTCGCGTCCGCGGAATCGAAGGCACGGACAGCGGCAGATGGGTACTCGTCGACATCGGTGATGTCGTCGTGCACATTTTCCACCGCGACGAACGTGAATATTACAATATTGAACGACTTTGGTCCGATGCGAAGGTTGTGGAATTTGCATGA
- a CDS encoding S1 RNA-binding domain-containing protein produces MSLIAGTIMNLRVAREVSPYGYFLTDGEAEVLMHYTEIVGKRPKIDNSYDVFLFFDSEDRIAATMKTPLIQLGQVARLAVADIHPRIGAFLEMGLGRQLLLPLSEQPELKELRPKRGDEVHVILAHDKIGRLVAKTAFEEELAELAFHAPSSWHNTWVEGWVTKTLKIGSFVMVDGGVLGFGAYGFIPADDRTRLLRLGERVKARVTFVREDGRVNLSMNQRKEVGRLEDSDRILAFIKERPNGSMPYSDDTQADIIKQKFGISKGAFKRALGKLMREGLVTQDGNWTKLTEQAASSENKDHETNQAQPGSPE; encoded by the coding sequence ATGAGCCTTATCGCAGGCACGATCATGAATCTCAGGGTGGCACGTGAAGTGTCGCCCTACGGGTATTTTCTGACCGACGGCGAAGCGGAAGTACTGATGCACTACACCGAAATCGTCGGCAAACGCCCAAAAATCGATAATTCGTATGATGTCTTTCTTTTTTTTGATTCCGAGGACCGCATCGCAGCGACCATGAAGACGCCGCTGATCCAACTTGGTCAAGTCGCAAGGCTGGCCGTTGCGGATATTCATCCGCGAATCGGCGCTTTTCTAGAGATGGGGCTTGGCAGGCAGCTGCTGCTACCGTTGTCGGAGCAGCCTGAGCTGAAGGAGCTCCGTCCGAAACGCGGCGATGAGGTGCACGTCATTTTGGCACATGACAAGATCGGCCGCCTCGTCGCGAAGACCGCGTTTGAGGAAGAGCTTGCCGAGCTTGCTTTCCATGCACCGTCTTCCTGGCATAACACGTGGGTCGAAGGCTGGGTGACCAAGACGCTGAAGATCGGTTCATTCGTGATGGTCGACGGCGGCGTGCTCGGCTTCGGCGCCTATGGGTTTATTCCGGCGGATGATCGGACCCGATTGCTGCGTCTCGGCGAGCGGGTTAAGGCACGGGTCACGTTCGTTCGCGAGGACGGGCGTGTGAACCTGTCCATGAACCAGCGCAAGGAAGTCGGCCGATTGGAGGATTCCGATCGGATTCTGGCTTTCATCAAGGAGCGTCCGAATGGGTCCATGCCTTATTCTGACGATACGCAGGCCGACATCATCAAGCAGAAATTCGGCATCAGCAAGGGTGCGTTCAAACGTGCGCTCGGCAAATTGATGCGCGAAGGGCTTGTGACGCAGGACGGAAACTGGACCAAGCTGACCGAACAGGCGGCGTCGTCGGAGAACAAGGACCATGAGACGAATCAGGCGCAGCCGGGCTCCCCGGAATAA
- a CDS encoding class I SAM-dependent methyltransferase, whose translation MEAYTQFAGVYDRLMAEMPYPQWLAFADACWERYGRPKTIVDLGCGTGSIAIPLARSGFNVFGIDLSSDMLTIGRSKWGDAAAAGSVTWLQQDMTEWEIGEAADAVISFCDCLNYLTEEDDVLRAFAATHRGLKPGGLFLFDVHAPRTLSRYAEEQPFVLDEPDVAYIWTCELDEERVEIEHHLTIFAEAEAGRRGKYARIEETHVQRAYDAEWLREALLATGFKAVEMFGDFKLEPADDETERLFFAAVK comes from the coding sequence ATGGAGGCTTATACGCAGTTTGCAGGCGTCTATGACCGGCTGATGGCGGAGATGCCATACCCGCAATGGCTGGCTTTTGCGGACGCATGCTGGGAGCGGTACGGCAGACCGAAGACGATCGTCGATCTAGGCTGCGGGACGGGCAGTATCGCCATTCCGCTCGCCCGCTCGGGCTTCAACGTATTCGGCATTGATCTGTCATCGGATATGCTGACGATCGGCCGCAGCAAGTGGGGTGACGCCGCAGCCGCCGGAAGCGTAACCTGGCTGCAGCAGGATATGACGGAATGGGAAATCGGCGAAGCGGCCGATGCCGTCATTTCGTTCTGCGACTGTCTTAATTATTTGACCGAAGAGGACGATGTGCTGCGTGCGTTCGCGGCAACGCATCGGGGGCTTAAGCCGGGCGGGCTGTTCCTGTTCGACGTGCATGCGCCGCGGACGCTGAGCCGCTATGCGGAAGAGCAGCCGTTCGTGCTGGACGAGCCGGATGTGGCCTATATTTGGACCTGCGAGCTGGACGAGGAACGCGTGGAGATCGAGCATCATTTGACGATCTTTGCTGAAGCGGAAGCCGGCCGGCGCGGCAAATATGCCCGCATCGAGGAAACGCATGTGCAGCGCGCTTACGACGCGGAATGGCTGCGGGAAGCGCTGCTTGCGACAGGCTTCAAGGCCGTCGAGATGTTTGGGGATTTCAAGCTGGAACCAGCCGATGATGAGACGGAACGGTTGTTTTTTGCCGCTGTAAAGTGA
- the leuS gene encoding leucine--tRNA ligase, with translation MTQERQEQQGYNPLVIEPKWQRYWDENATFKTTEDAGKPKFYALDMFPYPSGAGLHVGHPEGYTATDIVSRYKRMRGYNVLHPMGWDAFGLPAEQHALDTGEHPREITVKNINNFRRQIKSLGFSYDWDREFSTTDPDYYKWTQWIFIQLFNKGLAYVAEVPVNWCPALGTVLANEEVINGLSERGNHPVIRKPMRQWVLRITEYAERLLEDLEELDWTESIKDMQRNWIGKSKGAEVTFAIDGHDAALVVFTTRPDTLFGASYCVLAPEHELVASITTADQAAAVKEYQETAARKSDLERTDLNKDKSGVFTGAYAINPVNGARVPIWIADYVLAGYGTGAIMAVPGHDQRDWEFAKQFDLPIVEVVQGGSVSQEAYAGDGAHVNSGFLDGLTNEAAIARAIEWLEAEGKGQGKVTYRLRDWLFSRQRYWGEPIPILHLEDGTMKPVPDDQLPLLLPDVDQIKPSGTGESPLANVTEWVETIDPETGLRARRETNTMPQWAGSCWYYLRFIDPHNDKELCSKEKQKEWLPVDLYIGGAEHAVLHLLYARFWHKVLYDIGVVDTKEPFHKLVNQGMILGTNNEKMSKSRGNVINPDDIVGEYGADTLRMYEMFMGPLEATKPWNTNGVEGMYRFLSRVWRLFIGENGELSEKIGGEASDAFKRTWHRTVKKVTDDYENLRFNTAISQLMILVNDAYKAESLPREAVEHFVQMLAPLAPHISEELWSKLGHTGSLTYAAWPAYEEAWTVDQEVEIVVQVNGKIMDRIAIAADTDEAEMERIAKASDKVSEAIAGKTVRKLIVVKGKLVNIVVG, from the coding sequence ATGACACAGGAACGACAAGAACAGCAGGGCTACAACCCGCTAGTCATTGAACCGAAATGGCAGCGTTATTGGGACGAGAATGCAACATTCAAGACGACGGAGGATGCGGGGAAGCCGAAGTTTTACGCGCTGGATATGTTCCCGTATCCATCGGGAGCAGGTCTTCACGTCGGTCATCCCGAAGGCTACACCGCGACGGACATCGTGTCGCGCTACAAGCGGATGCGCGGCTACAACGTGCTTCATCCCATGGGCTGGGACGCCTTCGGACTGCCTGCCGAGCAGCATGCGCTCGATACGGGTGAGCATCCGCGCGAAATTACGGTGAAGAACATTAACAACTTCCGCCGTCAAATCAAATCGCTCGGCTTCTCGTACGACTGGGACCGCGAATTCAGCACGACGGATCCGGATTATTACAAGTGGACGCAGTGGATTTTCATCCAGCTGTTCAATAAAGGGCTGGCCTACGTTGCGGAAGTGCCGGTGAACTGGTGTCCGGCGCTCGGAACGGTATTGGCGAACGAAGAGGTCATCAACGGCCTCAGCGAACGGGGCAATCATCCGGTTATCCGCAAGCCGATGCGCCAATGGGTGCTGCGGATTACGGAATACGCGGAGCGTTTGCTCGAGGATTTGGAAGAGCTGGACTGGACCGAGAGCATTAAAGACATGCAGCGCAACTGGATCGGCAAATCCAAAGGCGCGGAAGTGACGTTCGCGATCGACGGCCACGATGCGGCGCTTGTCGTCTTCACGACCCGTCCGGATACGCTGTTCGGCGCATCGTACTGCGTGCTTGCGCCGGAGCATGAGCTCGTCGCGTCCATTACTACGGCTGATCAAGCGGCAGCCGTGAAGGAATATCAGGAAACGGCTGCGCGCAAGAGCGATTTGGAACGCACGGATCTGAACAAGGACAAATCCGGCGTATTCACGGGTGCTTATGCGATTAATCCGGTTAACGGCGCGCGCGTGCCGATCTGGATCGCGGATTACGTGCTTGCCGGTTATGGAACGGGCGCCATCATGGCGGTTCCGGGTCATGACCAGCGCGACTGGGAGTTCGCGAAGCAGTTTGATCTGCCGATCGTGGAAGTTGTCCAAGGCGGCAGCGTGAGCCAAGAAGCTTATGCGGGCGACGGCGCGCATGTCAACTCCGGCTTCTTGGACGGCTTGACGAACGAAGCGGCGATTGCCCGCGCGATCGAATGGCTGGAAGCGGAAGGCAAGGGCCAAGGCAAAGTGACGTATCGTCTGCGCGATTGGCTGTTCAGCCGCCAGCGCTACTGGGGCGAGCCGATTCCAATTCTCCACCTGGAGGACGGCACGATGAAGCCTGTTCCGGACGATCAGCTTCCGCTTCTGCTGCCGGACGTCGACCAAATCAAGCCGTCTGGCACGGGCGAATCGCCGCTTGCGAACGTAACGGAATGGGTGGAAACGATCGATCCCGAAACAGGCCTGCGTGCGCGCCGCGAGACGAACACGATGCCGCAATGGGCGGGCAGCTGCTGGTATTACCTGCGGTTCATCGATCCGCATAACGACAAAGAGCTCTGCTCCAAAGAGAAGCAGAAGGAATGGCTGCCCGTCGATCTGTATATCGGGGGCGCGGAGCATGCGGTGCTTCACTTACTCTACGCGCGCTTCTGGCATAAAGTGCTGTACGATATCGGAGTCGTAGATACGAAAGAGCCGTTCCATAAGCTCGTCAACCAAGGTATGATACTCGGCACCAACAACGAGAAAATGAGTAAATCCCGCGGCAATGTCATCAATCCGGACGATATCGTGGGCGAGTACGGCGCGGATACGCTGCGTATGTACGAAATGTTCATGGGACCGCTCGAAGCGACGAAGCCGTGGAACACGAACGGCGTCGAAGGGATGTACCGTTTCTTGAGCCGTGTATGGCGGTTGTTCATTGGCGAGAACGGCGAGCTGAGCGAGAAAATCGGCGGAGAAGCATCTGATGCGTTCAAGCGCACCTGGCACAGAACCGTGAAGAAAGTGACGGACGATTATGAGAATCTGCGCTTCAACACCGCAATCAGCCAGCTGATGATTCTCGTCAACGACGCTTATAAAGCAGAATCGCTGCCTCGCGAGGCGGTGGAGCACTTCGTGCAGATGCTGGCTCCGCTTGCGCCGCATATTTCGGAGGAGCTCTGGTCGAAGCTTGGTCATACCGGTTCACTGACCTATGCGGCATGGCCGGCCTACGAGGAGGCTTGGACAGTCGACCAAGAAGTTGAAATCGTCGTTCAAGTAAACGGAAAAATCATGGACCGCATTGCCATTGCAGCTGACACCGATGAAGCCGAAATGGAACGCATCGCGAAAGCTTCGGACAAAGTTTCCGAAGCCATTGCAGGCAAGACGGTTCGCAAGCTGATTGTCGTGAAGGGCAAGCTCGTTAATATTGTCGTAGGTTAA
- the comER gene encoding late competence protein ComER produces MNVGFIGIGSMGSLLIDTFIGSGALKPSQITASNRTFAKAVCLADRHPGLQAVPLNRDAVIDQDIIFLCVKPLEYKNVLDGIRDALLPNQLIISITSPVLLEQLEESVPCKVAKVIPSITNYMCSGTALCMYGSRMTDADILRLNGLLSYISEPLQIDEAHARIVSDLSSCGPAFMSFLLQKFIDAAVEETGISREQARVIASEMLLGTGQLLTSGDMTPEELQARVAVPGGITMQALALLDRELDGVFNSVIRTTHAKYHEDLERVAVSFYGKEVNGP; encoded by the coding sequence ATGAATGTCGGGTTTATCGGGATTGGGAGCATGGGCAGTCTGCTAATTGATACCTTTATCGGATCGGGGGCACTCAAGCCGTCACAAATTACAGCCAGCAATCGTACGTTCGCCAAGGCCGTCTGCTTAGCGGACCGCCACCCAGGCCTGCAGGCCGTCCCTTTGAACCGCGATGCGGTGATCGATCAGGATATCATTTTCCTCTGTGTAAAGCCGCTTGAATATAAAAACGTGCTCGACGGCATTCGCGATGCTTTGCTTCCTAATCAGCTCATTATCTCGATCACGAGCCCCGTGCTGCTGGAGCAGCTGGAGGAATCGGTGCCCTGCAAAGTCGCCAAAGTCATTCCGAGCATTACGAATTACATGTGCAGCGGAACAGCCCTCTGCATGTACGGCAGCCGGATGACCGATGCCGACATCCTTCGCTTGAACGGATTGCTCTCGTATATTAGCGAACCGCTCCAAATCGACGAGGCGCATGCGCGCATTGTATCGGATCTCTCCAGCTGCGGACCTGCTTTCATGTCGTTTCTGCTACAGAAGTTCATCGATGCGGCAGTGGAGGAAACCGGAATATCCCGTGAGCAGGCCCGTGTAATTGCAAGCGAGATGCTGCTCGGCACTGGGCAGCTGCTTACTTCTGGCGATATGACGCCGGAGGAATTGCAGGCACGCGTCGCCGTACCGGGAGGCATCACTATGCAGGCGCTTGCCCTCTTGGACCGCGAGCTTGACGGTGTATTCAACAGCGTCATCCGGACGACGCATGCCAAATATCACGAGGATTTGGAACGCGTCGCGGTCTCCTTCTACGGCAAAGAGGTGAACGGCCCTTAA
- a CDS encoding helix-hairpin-helix domain-containing protein, giving the protein MHRGDAPQPAWTAVNAEVDRALAPLEQRLADKAEHQDGGSKKVPNGDTAEAAQGKPDQAVSEVKRAAEETHGSSTVQDLPAAQDAETEAPPAESPAKANNAGKIDINHARAAELDALPGIGASKAAAIVADRQKNGLFQHVEDLLRVKGIGPKLLEKMKSSIVLQP; this is encoded by the coding sequence ATGCATCGCGGTGATGCCCCGCAGCCGGCTTGGACGGCGGTAAACGCCGAGGTAGACCGGGCGCTTGCCCCTCTTGAGCAGCGTCTCGCAGACAAGGCGGAGCACCAAGACGGAGGCAGCAAGAAAGTGCCTAACGGCGACACAGCCGAGGCAGCGCAAGGCAAGCCGGATCAAGCAGTGTCTGAAGTGAAGCGAGCTGCCGAAGAAACACACGGGTCAAGCACCGTTCAGGACTTGCCGGCTGCGCAGGATGCCGAGACTGAGGCGCCTCCAGCTGAAAGCCCCGCCAAAGCGAATAACGCTGGTAAAATCGATATTAACCATGCGAGAGCAGCCGAGCTTGACGCGCTCCCCGGAATCGGCGCATCCAAGGCGGCCGCGATCGTCGCCGACCGGCAGAAGAACGGGTTGTTTCAGCATGTCGAAGATTTGCTCCGCGTGAAGGGAATTGGTCCTAAATTGCTAGAAAAGATGAAGTCTTCCATTGTTCTCCAGCCCTGA